The Salmo salar chromosome ssa02, Ssal_v3.1, whole genome shotgun sequence genome segment AAATGGAAGCATTTGTGTGGGTTTGTTTCAGGCTGCTGGTGGACGTTTCCTTTAATAATCAATACAACcatagatctaggatcagcttgccATCTTTATCATCACCTATCGAAATCTGACCTTCCGTAGGTGTCTTCCAGTATGAAGTTACCTTAGCAACAACAAGCCTGCCCTCCCCATTGTCATCTGTCTCCATGGCGAAAACTCCGTCTTCGTTGCCAGCGGTTATGTGGAACTCGATGCGGGAGCTTCCTGTTCCAGGGTCGTCAGCGTCTGTGGCTTTCACTGTCAGGAGGGTGTGGCCTAGAGCTGTGTCTTCAGACAGGTTGTGACTaccatactacagagagacagagagagagggagagatagagagggagagagacagagagggagagagagacagagagagacagagagagacagagagagggagagaaagagagggagagagagggagagagagagaaagatagacagagagagggagagagagacagagacagagacagagagagggagagagaaagatagagagggagagagagacagagagagaaagagagagagagagagagacagagagggagagacagagagagagcgagagggagagagagacagagcgagagagagagagagacagtattaAAGGTCACAGGTCAACAACCCATACCAACTAAAGCATCTATGAAACTCAGGTGTCTCAGGTATGTCTCAGGTATATCTCAGGTATATCTCAGGTATATCTCAGGTATATCTCAGGTATATCTCAGGTATATCTCAGGTATATCTCAGGTATATCTCAGGTATATCTCAGGTatgtctcaggtgtgtctcaggtatGTCTCACGTCATTCATCTCGAAGATGGGCAGCTCATTGTTGATGTCGATAACCTTGATGAGGACCTTACATTCTGTGCTGAAACCTGACGGAGACACACAATAGTATGTGAGGGCCCATTGAAGCAAACACGTGTCTGTGCTGTTCAAACTTTTAGACAaaggtcaagtgtgtgtgtgcatgtacctgGGTCGTTTACTCTGACAGTGAGGTGGTACTCTGTTGCGTCTCTGCGTTGGAGCATCTGCTTGGCCTGGATGCGGCCGCTGATGCCATCGATGGTAAAGACGGAGGAAGGGGTTTGGGACACCAGCGAATAGGAGAGCAGTGCGTTGGGTGTGTTGTCATCATCAGCATCATGCACCATCAGATGTCCAACCGGGCTGCCTGGAACCCAGAGGAACCAATCACACAGGTTATATGAGTTCCTATTAGAATGCTTCAGCTGTGAACACACATACCTTTAATATAACAACACAGTcctaacaccagtctcaacacagtcctaacaccagtctcaacacagTCCTAACACCAGTCCAACACAGTCCTAACACCAGTCAACACAGTcctaacaccagtctcaacacagTCCTAACACCAGTCAACACAGTCCTAACACCAGTCAACACAGTcctaacaccagtctcaacacagTCCTAACACCATTCTCAACACAGTCCTAATATCAGTCTCAACACAGTCCTAACACCAGTCAACACAGTCCTAACACCAGTCTCAATACAGTCCTAACACCAGTCACAACACAGTcctaacaccagtctcaacacagtcctaacaccagtctcaacacagTCCTAATATCAGTCAACACAGTCCTAACATCAGTCACAACACAGTCCTAACACCAGTCAACACAGTCCTAACATCAGTCCCAACACAGTCCTAACACCAGTCACAACACAGTcctaacaccagtctcaacacagtcctaacaccagtctcaacacagTCCTAACATCAGTCACAACACAGTCCTAACATCAGTCCCAACACAGTcctaacaccagtctcaacacagtcctaacaccagtctcaacacagTCCTAACATCCGTCACAACACAGTCCTAACATCAGTCACAACACAGTcctaacaccagtctcaacacagTCCTAACATCCGTCACAACACAGTCCTAACATCAGTCACAACACAGTCCTAATATCAGTCTCAACACAGTcctaacaccagtctcaacacagTCCTAACATCCGTCTCAACACAGTCCTAACATCAGTCTCAACACAGTCCTAACATCAAAGTCACAAGATACAAGACTTTTCAGACATTTATGGAATGCACATCAGGGTCAATGAAATGTAAAAGtaagcatgtggacacctgctcatcaaacatctcattccaaaatcctgggcattaatatggagttggtcccccctttgctgctacggCTGAAATAGCTAATCCACTCATttaaaggggtgtccatatacttctGGCTGTGTAGTGTATCACACATCTCCAAcctatcacacacacatccagtaGTAAGTTACCTGTGGGTTCGTTCTCCTGCACTTCAAACACACTGAGTTCCTCCTCACAGATTGGAGCGTTATCATTCACATCGTCCACCACCACCTGCACCTCCAGGGGAGGTTCGACCTGGTTACCGTAGCTATCCTCAGCAAACACCACCAGGatgtactggaacacacacacacacacacacacacacacacacacacacacacacacacacacacacacacacacacacacacacacacacacacacacacacacacacacatttattttgATGTGAACTATCCAGTGATGGACAGTACTCCATTGATTGTGATGAGgaggactagctggttaccaTGGCCTTATCCTCTCTGTCCAGCTCCTCAGTCAGCAGAATGTCTCCATCCTCCGTGACATTGAAGGGGAACGTCAGCTCCCGTTCTTTCTGTACCAGCCTGTAGAAGGCACTGGGATCATTAGACTGGACCTGCAgggagacatcagacagacagacagacagacagacagacagacagacagacagacagacagacagacagacagacagacagacagacagacagacagctttaGATATGTACTGTATCTTAACTGCTTTATGTAACATTTTCCTTTAATCATGCAGTGATGTCAATAGGAGATCAAATTTAAGGTATGCATGCTGATTATGTGTTTTCTAAACAGTCTCTTTAGGTCCTTAGTGTTTTCTAAACAGTCTCTTTAGGTCCTTAGTGTTTTCTAAACAGTCTCTTTAGGTCCTTGGTGTTTTCTTAGGTCCTTAGTGTTTTCTAAACAGCCTAATTAGGTCCTTGGTGTTTTCTTAGGTCCTTAGTGTTTTCTAAACAGCCTAATTAGGTCCTTGGTGTTTTCTTAGGTCCTTGGTGTTTTCTAAACAGTCTCTTTAAGTCCTTGGTGTTTTCTAAACAGCCTCTTTAGGTCCTTAGTGTTTTCTAAACAGTCTCTTTAGGTCCTTAGTGTTTTCTAAACAGTCTCTTTAGGTCCTTAGTGTTTTCTAAACAGTCTCTTTAGGTCCTTAGTGTTTTCTAAACAGTCTCTTTAGGTCCTTAGTGTTTTCTAAACAGTCTCTTTAGGTCCTTGGTGTTTTCTAAACAGCCTCTTTAGGTCCTTAGTGTTTTCTAAACAGTCTCCTTAGTTAGGTACTGGGTCACCTATAGTGATTGTGTGAGTGTGATTTCCACCCTTGCCGTACCTTCCCGATGGGCATGGGGTATATCCCTTTCAACTGTTCTCTGAGGTTGATCGGTCCAGGATTGACCCACAGGTTCTCCTGCACGACAATTTTAACCCTCGCGTTACCGTTGAGAGCGTTCACCGACTCCCCGCCCATGTCCTCCACACGAACAATCAGCGTGAAGTCTGGGTCTTCCAGAGGGTTCAGCCTCCGAGACTCTAAACCACAGAGGAAGAAACAGGACCATTCACAGTCAATACACAGGCACCACCGAAGAAGACAGGCCCAAATGATGCCCTATTTCCCATATGGCACACTGTGTTTGACTGTCGCCCTGTATGTCTATGGATGAACTGGCCAAACGTAgggccctggacaaaagtagtgtactagtaGTAGTGTACTATACGGGAATATCTGAGCGTGACCTCGGGGCTCTCTGTGTGATAACACAGgggtcagaggtgagaggtcaggctGCTCTGGCCAGTGGCCACAGCTGAACTCAACAACATTATGTAGAGGAGGTTCAGTTCAGCAGCCTCTCAATCACACCATTAACCTCTTAATCAGCCTTAATCACTTGAATTAATCTATCTATCCCTCGCTCTCTATGCCTGTGTGTCTATCCCTCTCGCGCTATCtatccttctcgctctctctatccctatctctctctttatccccccctctctctctctgcctgacatGTTTCCAAGTGTCTGCTTGTGCTCTGCTCTATTTGCTTCCTCTCTGAAATGCCCTCCTCTTTTTCTCTTTATCCACCCCCCTTGTGGTCTGCTATAGGCTCAGTCGTCTATCTATTAGGACCATCTTGGTCAGGCTTACCTGACAATAGTGATTTTCTAGTTTGATCTGAAACTACAAGTAAATATAGTGAAGTACACACAGACCTGCTCTCTGAACACAGCTGTAGAAGGGGTTGCGTTCATAAGGGATGTCCTGTGTCGGGGTGCAGTAGTCATCAAACCTCTTCTTCAGAGAATCACTGAAGTCCCCTCCTCTGGAATGAATAACACTTTCTCTGGCCTTCAGCAGACGCTCTcctgcaggaacacacacacacacacacacacacacacacacacacacacacacacacacacacacacacacacacacacacacacacacacacacacacacacacacacacacacacacacacacacacacacagctgtaatcaGTAATATAATCACGTGTTACATGTGGTCAATCTGACACCAAGCATGTGTTAATCTGATGTGTTAATCTGGAGCACGAGAGTTGAGTTGTGGTAATCTGGGCTGGTGTGAGATTAAAGGATGCAGAACTCACAGATTAGCACTCATACAGGATGAGATTAGAGACCACAACATCTGGGATGATCTATGTGTGTGCACTTTGAGGATCtccagggggtgtgtgtgtgtttgtgtgtgtgtgttaccctcgGCAGTAGTAGAAATCTCTCCTGTGTTGCTGTTGATCTGGAAGAACAGGGTGTTGTCTCTGTTGGGGATCTGGGAGACCAGGGTGTAACTCAGATGGGCGTTGGGAGACTCTGGGTCGTCCAGGTCAGTAGCAAACACACGCGCAAATGgaacacctgcaacacacacacacataatgaacacacacacagacagacagagtgacagagtgacagacagacagacagacagacagacagacagacagacagacagacagacagacagacagacagacagacagacagacagacagacagacagacagacagacagacagacagacagacagacagacagacagacagacagacagacagacagacagactgacagacctgCGGGGGTACGTTCCTTGACGATGCTGATGTAGTCAGTCTGGTTGAAGGAGGGGGCGTGGTTGTTGACATCCACCACGTTGATGGTGATGCTGACTGGACCTTCTACTGGTTCTGAACCCACTAAGGCCTCcagctacaacaacaacaacaacaacatgacgCTGGGTGGTGTGTGGGTCTGTACAAAAtgtctttgtgtatgtgtgtgcatgcagatACTTGTCAGATCTGTGAATGgacagtgtgtgtatgtctgtgtgtgtgtcctaccagctctcacagtctcacgtcagaattagacgttcatccatgtttctcaaacgtcacatTTTGAAGTCGTTCCAAATATCAAATTtggaagtgtttaaggttaagtttaggtattaaGTCAGaattgttaaggttagggttaagcttaggcattaactccaaattcttaaggttagaccttaactctgaatggttaaggtaagggttaaggtttgggataggtttCATTTTAAAAAATCAGAAACAACTTTTTATTGctggatttgaacatgcaacctttggaatcagaggcagatgcttacacccatccaccatccccatccacaatgtcaaaacctacttgaaggtaacagcactcactgttgcccctagtgggcagtttccacatcatctcctgTCTTTCCACATCCATGACATGGATGGACATCAAATACTAACTTGTATCATGTGTATGTTAAATACTACATTGTGTGGTCTGTGTATTAActtctacagtgtgtgtgtgtgtgtgtgtgtgtgtgtgtattaacttctacagtgtgtgtctgtgtgtgttaacttctacagtgtgtgtgtgtgtgtgtgtgtgttaacgtctacagtgtgtgtctgtgtatgttaacttctacagtgtatgtctgtgtgttaacttctacatgtgtgtgtgtgtgttaacttctacagtgtgtgtctgtgtgtgttaacttctacagtgtgtgtgtgtgttaacttctACAGTGTGTGGTCTGTGTATGTTAACTACTACattgtgtggtctgtgtgtgttaacttctacattgtgtggtctgtgtgtgttaactactacattgtgtggtgtgtgtgttaactactacattgtgtggtctgtgtgtattaactactacattgtgtggtctgtgtgtgtattaactactacattgtgtggtctgtgtgtgttaactactacattgtgtggtctgtgtgttattaactactacattgtgtggtctgtgtgtgtttaactactacattgtgtggtctgtgtgtgttaactactacattgtgtgtgtgtgttaacttctacagtgtgtgtgttaacttctacagtgtgtgtctgtgtgtgttatcttctacagtgtgtgtgtgtgtgttaacttctacagtgtgtgtctgtgtgtgttaacttctacagtgtgtgtgtgtgaacttctacagtgtgtgtgtgtgtgtgttaacttctacagtgtatgtctgtgtgtgttaacttctacagtgtgtgtgtgtgtgtgtgtgtattaacttcTACAGTTTGTGTTATCTTCTACAGTGTGTGTTAActtctacagtgtgtgtgtgtgtgtgtgtgtgtgtgtgtgtgtgtgtgtgtcacctccagagtatgtgtctgtgtgtgggcccAGTCCAGGGTCTGTTCCAGGTAGAGCCAACCGTCCTCTGAGACGCTGATCTTTCCTTCAGTCTCTCCTGTCAATCTGAACCCATCAACCTCGAGGTGGGACGCTTGGAACTGCAGACGGAGGGAGAATGTATTAATACAAAGACCAGAAATGaaggggacaggtgtgtgtgtgtgttacctggtacaGGGCGTAGGGTACAGGTGTCCCCTCTGGTACGTCTAGAACCTTGTTCTCCAGTGGTCCCTTCTCCAGGCCTTTCCCAGCAGCCTATCACAACACATGTGATGAATATACAGTAGACCAGTGTTCCTGGACTCTAGTCGTTGAAAAGCTCCAGAGTTGCACATTTTTGCACCAGCCCAGTACTTGCACTCCTGATTCAATCACTCAACTATAAATGAGCACCTTGATTAGCTGAATCCAGTGTGCCAGTATTGGGCTGTAATGAAAATGTAAAACCCTTGGTGTTCTCAAggacaaaacactacagcatgAGGTAgacgttctctctctccttgcagAAGGACAGTTACTCATTGACCGACTCTACAGGTTTCCACTGAAGGAGACTGTCTGGCCTGCGTGAGCCTGTGCGTCTGTCCTTCATTCAATCTTTCAGTAACGCTAATAAGTCACAGAGGGCGGCACAACACCCTGTGGCTCGTTTCCAAGCCAACCAGAGCCAAAGCTCACCAAGCAGAAACAAACCGGAATAGAACCCAGAGAAGTCTCACTCCTCAAACAGTGACAGTCAAATATCAACGTAAGAGTTCATGTATGTAGAGTAATACAGTATAACTTCAAATATTTGAGGTCGGAGGGAACTCACAGTGGCGATGAGGAGGCTGAGCAGCAGCAGGTGCATTGTGGGATGTGCCATGATGAGCTTCAGGGATGAGactctgagaggagaggaggaagaggagagggagaggatggggtgGAGGAGGATTAGAATACACAGAGGTAGACTGTAATAAACCCTTTGTCAATGAGAGGTTGTGTAGATCAGGGCTTCCCAAACTCGTGCCTGGGCCCCCCCCCCCGGGTCACCCCCTAGGCCCCCCCCCTGGGTCACCCCCTAggcccccctgggtgcacgttttatTTTCCTCCCTGGAACTCTGACTACAGTGCAGCAACCCATCCTCTAGGATTTGGTTCCTGAATAGGGTTGGTCCTTTGTTTGTGTTAGTGTAACATTGTCATGTGAAGATGAGAGTTTGGGAAAcatcatcaaagcttgatgatgagttggttatttgaatcagctgtgtagtgctatggcaacaaccaaaacgtgcacccgggGGGGCCCAGGGCCGAGTTAGGGAAACCCtggtctaggtgtgtgtgtgtgtgtgtgtgtgtgtgtgtgtgtgtgtgtgtgtgtgtgtgtgtgtgtgtgtgtgtgtgtgtgtgtataaatatgtgtgtatatgtgtgtgtgtgtgtgtgtgtgtgtgtgtgtgtgtgtgtgtgtgtgtgtgtatatatgtgtgtatatgtgtatgtgtaggggtccACCAGTGGTGAGAAGTGGTTAGTTTTTCAGCACATTCCCTGGTAGTAGAGTCTGTTACTAATTCACCTGAAGGACTAGAGTCAAGGGCAAACAGGCTCTATCTTAGTATCAGTAACAGGGATCCACTAAGGGAGTGTTACTGTAGTCCAACTGTCCCCTGCCAGGGCCACACTATCTTTCTATCTTAGTATCAGTAACAGGGATCCACTAAGGGAGTGTTACTGTAGTCCAACTGTCCCCTGCCAGGGCCACACTATCTTTCTATCTTAGTATCAGTAACAGGGATCCACTAAGGGAGTGTTACTGTAGTCCAACTGTCCCCTGCCAGGGCCACACTATCTTTCTAGCTTAGTGTCAGTAACAGGGATCCACTAAGGGAGTGTTACTGTAGTCCAACTGTCCCCTGCCAGGGCCACACTATCTTTCTCTCTTAGTGTCAGTAACAGGGATCCACTAAGGGAGTGTTACTGTAGTCCAACTGTCCCCTGCCAGGgccacactatctctctctcttagtaTCAGTAACAGGGATCCACTAAGGGAGTGTTACTGTAGTCCAACTGTCCCCTGCCAGGgccacactatctctctctctatcagacagACTTTGAGCTGATGGGGAAGTCAATGGCTTCATGTGCAGGACCCCTCCCACTCAACCAGAAAGCCCCGCCCCCTGGTTAGAAACAGAAAGTTTGAGCCAGTGGCAGCCATGACTGACCATACATGGGAGTTTTAAGCTCTAGGGGCAGAGAGGGGACAGGTAGCTAGGTTATCTGAGTAAGTACTCCCTTTTGAAGATGACTGGATGACcaccacccccctccccctccagacGTGACTCATTCGTTAGTGAAAGGTCACTCAGGTGTGAAACCCCCCCATGACCTGACAGTGACCTCAGAGCCTGATATAACAGCTTAGGgcggggaacagagagagtaaaaacaccctaaaggtgtgtgtgtattactgtagATTGAAATAGTGTTCGTCTGTGAGCTCCTCCTTGCCCCAACAGCAGCACagtcatagagagacagagacagatatgagGAACAGAATACATCTACTGAGAGCCAATTCTTATCTCTACTGACACTCCTTCACTATAAACACTCATGAGGATtcacaacacacacccacacacctgtcaaccttacaaatatatatacagtgccttcagaaagtattcagaccccttgacttttcccacattttgttacgttacagccttattctaaaattgattacatatttttttccccctcatcaatctacacacaataccccataatgacatcacaacaccccataatgacatcacaacaccccataacgacatcacaacacccataatgacaaagcaaaaacaggtttttagaacattttgcTAATTTACTACaaatataaaactgaaatataacatttgcataagtattcagaccctttactcagtactttgttgaagcacctttggcagcgattacagccttgagtcttcttgggtatgacgctacaagcttggcacacctgtattttgggagtttctcccattcttctctgcagatcctttcaagttccttcaggttggatggggagcgtcgctgcacagctattttcaggtctctccagagaagttcaatcgggttcaagtccggactctggctgggccactcaaggacattcagagacttgtcctgaagccactcctgcgttgtcttggctgtgtgcttagggtcattgtcctgttggaaggtgaaccttcgccccagtctgagatcctgaaagctctggagcaggttttcatcaaggatctctctgtactttgctcaattcatctttgcctcgatcctggctagtctcccagtccctgccgctgaaaaacattcccacagcatgatgctgccaccaccatgcttgaccgtagggaaggtgccaggtttcctccaggcgtgacgctttacattttttggtacccttccccagatcagacagaatatttaacttatcactgtatcacaatcccagttggtcagaagtttacatacactaagtttactgtgcctttaaatagcttggtacattccagaaaattatgtaatggctttagaagattctaataggctaattgacataatttgagtcaattggaggtgtacctgtggatgtatttcaaggcctaccttcaaactcagtgcctctttgcttgacatcatgggaaaatcaaacagCAAaggacagcaaaggaccttgtgaaggtgctggaggaaacaggtacgaaagtatctatatccacattaaaacgagtcctatatcgacataacctgaagggccgctcagcaaggaaccaccataaaaaaaagccagactacgatttgcaactgcacatggggacaaagattgtactttttggagaaatatcctctggtctgatgaaacaaaaatagaactgtttgcccataatgaccatcgttatgtttggaggaaaaagggggaggcttgcaagccgaaaaacaccatcccaacagtgaaacacgggggtggcagcatcatcttctgggggtgctttgctgcaggagggactggtgcacttcacaaaatagatggaatcatgagggaggaaaattatgtggatatattgaagcaaaatctcaagacatcagtcaggaagctaaagcttggtcgcaaatgggtcttccaaatggacaatgaccccaagcatacttccaaagttgtggcaacatggcttaaggacaacaaagtcaaggtattggagtggccatcacaaagccctgacctcaatcctatagaaaatttgtgggcagaaatgaaaaagcgtgtgcgagcaaggaggcctacaaacctgactcagttacaccagctctgtcaggaggaatgggccaaaattcacccaacatattgtgggaagcttgtggaaggcaacccgaaacgtttgaccccagataaacaatttaaaggcaatgctaccaaatactaattgagtgtatgtaaacttctgacccactgggaatgtgatgaaagaaataaaagctgaaataaatcattctctctatta includes the following:
- the cdh17 gene encoding cadherin-17 precursor (The RefSeq protein has 2 substitutions compared to this genomic sequence), translating into MAHPTMHLLLLSLLIATAAGKGLEKGPLENKVLDVPEGTPVPYALYQFQASHLEVDGFRLTGETEGKISVSEDGWLYLEQTLDWAHTQTHTLELEALVGSEPVEGPVSITINVVDVNNHAPYFNQTDYISIVKERTPAGVPFARVFATDLDDPESPNAHLSYTLVSQIPNRDNTLFFQINSNTGEISTTAEGERLLKARESVIHSRGGDFSDSLKKRFDDYCTPTQDIPYERNPFYSCVQRAESRRLNPLEDPDFTLIVRVEDMGGESVNALNGNARVKIVVQENLWVNPGPINLREQLKGIYPMPIGKVQSNDPSAFYRLVQKERELTFPFNVTEDGDILLTEELDREDKAMYILVVFAEDSYGNQVEPPLEVQVVVDDVNDNAPICEEELSVFEVQENEPTGSPVGHLMVHDADDDNTPNALLSYSLVSQTPSSVFTIDGISGRIQAKQMLQRRDATEYHLTVRVNDPGFSTECKVLIKVIDINNELPIFEMNDYGSHNLSEDTALGHTLLTVKATDADDPGTGSSRIEFHITAGNEDGVFAMETDDNGEGRLVVAKPLNYETASSYKLQIDARNPEPLVSGLEYSAESSAVVYVAISDVDEAPVFDMDILDVTVPEDTKEGATLLKIDAKDPEGKEILFKMEGDTKGWLEIDPATGEIKIKNKAVLDREAVEAFHFTVVAFEKANPELSSEREVSVRLLDVNDNVPKLTENQAFICVKKPQPIVLTALDADADPFGAPFTFSLAQGKKSPNWDLSTVDGTSAKLTLKKSPSEDKTFLIPINIKDNAGMGITQKFEVRVCNCTELGYCFTEPGVHAGVLGMPTTIGILAGTVGFIALVLIIAFHRIKKDNQKKSVLGETDAIL